gtgcatatcaTAGTGTGGtatgctctaaatgtgttgtacatagcatgcactcctgtggtgtatgtgatgtgtaggagatgatagttcacatttgttcattagttagcaaatgtgaaccatcatctcctacacatcacatacccCACTGAAGTACATTATATGTATATCACATTTAGAGTTcatcacatatgcacaaatacacattttattgtattgACAGTTCAAGTTGATGAACAAAGctggtatgtttgtatcaataaagtaaTCAGTTTGCATTAACCAAGAATGTTTAAGAATGTTTTGCATTAAACATTCTTATTGAACACTGTCATACTACTTGTTGGAACAGATCGTACAGCAATGATTGCATTATGAAAATATACTGGCTGGCTGGTGCGATATAGGTGGAGAGCAAAAAAGAGATGTCAACACTTAGTAGAACAATTCAATTGCTAAACAAAATCATGCAAGTTGTAAACTCATTATTACCATCTTTTACTGGCATTTGTCAGAAATGCCCCTCTTTCAGCGTTGACATGCTGCTATTATGGGACTGGTTTGTCGTTTATTAGATGGAGAGGGACGTGGAAACTTACCTGCTTATTGCCCACAGTTACTTGATGATCCAACTCATCACAGATCTTGTCATCTTCATTCCTGGGACCCAGCTGAACACTTACGTTCTGCAACTTTAGAACACTAGACAGATTTAAGCACAGTTGGCTGGCTACAGCTGCCAATATATGGAATGGCCTTCCAGCTGATATGACTCTGCAAGGAGAAGTTTCTGGCTGGCACACTGTATTAAAAGACATTCAGCGctttgtgtgtagctaacatTTTTATTGTACAAGTATGTATTGTGACGTTTTGCTATAAAATACAAATCTAACACTTGTCTTGACTGTGTCTTCTAGGTATTACCTTAGCATACTTTAATcaaagattttcacttaggctAAGTGAAAACACCTCGTCGCTGGTGGTAAACACCACATAGCAACATGGTATACAAACACATCACATGTCATTATCAACAATATCAGGGTATCATCCAGCTGTGTATAGCTTGCTGGCAGATTTGTCTAGTAATCAACAGATAATTCCAACAGATAATtccgctcaaatgtaacgtcatcTAGTGagagtgcaagcgattaaaaaACAAGCTAATCAAAGGGCGTGGTACCCATTTTGCTTCCGAGCATTTATCCCATATCATTTGGAATAAATGCTCACaagtgaaatgggtgccacaccctttaattagctcaTTTTCTAATACTTGCGTGAgatgacattacatttgagcggtactgtataACAAAGGTGCCACAAGCAAACCATCTGACCATACTTCTAATAGATATGTAGAACTGTTTAAGTAGTTAGTCACAAGTATTGATATTGTAGTGATTCATTATCTTGTTCGTTTCTTTCATCCTTCTACATTACTTGACCAGGGGAACTACCTTGTCTTCACTGTTTCCTTTGATGTGtggtaaacaaattacctttaAATATTGCAATTACCAGGTAGAGCAATATTCATAGCCATGCAGAGATCCCACACATATGTACGTAGGTGTGTACACCTTTCCTGTTTGTCGATCACTTAAAAAATAAAACTATATATTGCATTGCATTCTACATGCAGTCAGTGGTGTGCTAGTTTGTTGAAAATGTTGTCAGTGATCTTCATAATAACAGTGATCCTCACTAAGGAACTGGTGATGGCTACTGAGCAGTGTAGTAAGTATCAGTTTAAATCACCTTTCTACCCTGGTGAGTCTTGTGAGGACATCTATAATAAGAATCCTGAATCTCATGACAAGTCAGGATATTATTGGATACTAGATGGTCCAACGATAGTATATTGTGGGATGACTtatactggatcatcttgtgaggacatctacAACAATAATCCTGAAACTGGTGACAAGTCAGGATACTATCGTATTAACATTAACCAGTGGACATTTTGTAACATGACAGAAATTACAGTTGCTTCTGGTGATGTTCTTCCTACATGTGCTGGTGTGGGAGGAGGATGGAGAAGAATCGCCAATGTCAATGTCAGCACAGGAAGTGACTGCCCCAGTGGATGGCGTAAAGACACTTACTCTGGTGTTAGTTACTGTCGTGTGGTCAGTGATGCTAATTTTGTTTGCTCCTCTACAACCTTCTCCACTAATGGTACAAGTTATCAGAGAGTTTGTGGTAGAGCAAGAGGATACCAGAAAGGATGGTCAGTTGCTTTTCATAGATCTAACCAGGGTCAAACGATAGATGGCTTCTATATTGATGGTTTATCAATCACTCATGGTAACCCACGTCAACACATTTGGACATTTGCTAATGGATTATATGATGGTCTGGCAACTAATGATCAGTATAACTGTCCATGTGCTCCTGGTTCGGAGTACCCTTCTCCTTCCTTTGTAGGAACTAACTACTACTGTGAATCAGGAGCTAATAATACATATAGCTATTCTACCTACTACTTCAATGACCCATTGTGGGACGGATCTGGTTGCATCACTAGCAACTGTTGTGACAACCCTACCCAACCATGGTTTTACCGAGAATTGAATGGGACCACCACagatgatatagaagctaggaTATGCAGAGAAAATGGATTTTCCACTGGCTCTACCTTGATAGATCAACTTGAATTCTATATCCAGTAAACACTTCACATcacaactgtacatgtacatttgtAGCAAACTAAGACTGGTACACACTATTTGTGCTAATAATTTAGTTGAACATTGCATAAATAAAATCATGGTACAAGTAGAGTTAGATATAATGGCATTAAGGGGGTTCTTGACCTTTATACCTCCATCTTTCATCTGCACATGAGACATTGTGCTGTGAACAACACAATGAaaaatacatacaaaaatagttaaagtgtATACTACTAAGATATGGAGAAAATGGGTGGGGATTAATTCTGCATACCCAATGGAAATACGTATGGTAAGAAAATCCAGTCTAAAGCGGCCACATACTTTGATCAACCACGAAATACAACTTTCCCTTTCTACACATATTGTACCGAAAATttcaaaattgaaaattttcaatgcaacatACGTACTTTCATCATTTTAGTAACTGACAAAACTTTATTACGGCAAACTTAAATACTTTGAACTAGAAGCGAAACAATGTCATAGCGACATGTCAAAGGTCATGTACGTTTGAAAAGAGATAGTCTCTACATCCACACCTGCTAGCTACCAGAACACTATACCAGCTCTTGCTGGATTGATCGGTGTAAAACAAATAGCTACTACCTGTAAGCCCACTGCTCAACCTGACGATATCAAAGGTCCTTACGAGTGGATGCTCACTACACTGAAGTGTGATGGATTTTAACCGTGATTGCATCATGTCCTAACCAACATTCTCTGTGGGTGGTGCCATAGGTATGGTGGTGCTAAGTGTGATGCATATATGTTCCGTTCCAAAAATGGATGGAAATGGTGGACCTAttatcatccacttttggaaggTTTTTAATATTACTCCAAAAGTGGATTGAAATGACGCATTCCCCTATATAGTGACCAAAATGAGTAATAATGATCCATATTTGGATTGTTTTAGccttccacttttggatgattattCTATCATAAAACAATCATCCATATCTGGATTGTTCTAGccttccacttttggatgattctTTTCTCTTAAAACAATCATCTATAACTGGATGGTTTTAGtcttccaattttggatgattCTTTCATCATAAAACAATCATCCACATCTGGATTGTTTTAGccttccacttttggatgattctTTTCTCGTAAATCAATCATCCATACCTGGATGATTTTAGTCTTCCTGTTTTGGATGATTCTTTCATCGTAGAACAATCATCCATATCTGGATTGTTCTAGTCCCCCCTTCCCCTTATCAACCCAAAAGTAGACATACAGAGGTCACCAAaacttttcttcaaaatttgtcttatACTCATGCTTCGCATGAAAAGGTAGCTTCACAAAAGACTCTAAATGCTGCTGATACTATCATTTTCTAGCTTCACAAACAAGAAAAACATTTAATTTAGTGGGGATAAAagtttaaacaagtagaatagggattgGACatatgatttaaaaaaaaaacagagtaATCAAGAAGTActcatatagtacagtagtactatagggatcatggaggctAGGGATTTCTTGccccaaaatatcacccaaaacccttAATATTTAGTTTCTGACAtctaggcagtattggttaggcataggcaagctcaaaaatgtcttcagatcgCCAAAAAGCCCTTCCACTGAAttgatattaaattttaaacAGCAATCAGAGGACTGCCTCTTTCCACAAGGCAGTCCTCTGATTGCTGTTTGTACTTACACAAGACTCAAATGCCTTAGTGCACAGCCATTGCAGTGCTGCGATGCCAAGAACAACTTACAGTTCTGTTTTACTATGTATTAAAGCTGTGCTATACCTAATCTCTCCTAAAGTTTAATCATCAACTATTCATACAGCTAAGAGTGTATGTAGATGGCAGTTTTCTCATACTGCAGTTCTCTGCCAAGATTTGCAATGGGCAGAAGGCTCCCTGAAGGCCTTTGATTTGCAAAGACAGAACAAATAtgacctcagaatgtgtaacaaccaaaatatgtcagtccagtccagtgattagtaatATCCCTCCATAGTAGAACCTGTTGTGAATACATGATATAACATGCCTAGCTACTGACAGATTTGCTTTGTACTTGGTAAGATGGAGCTAGTCCTTAAAGGAATCTCGTTGTGAGTGATCTTGACATGTATTGCTACGGTGCAAGCCCTTTGTCTATTGCTAGCGCATAATGTACCGCAGCTTTTATGTTATATACTAgaattataattaatttaaaGATGCATATGCAGCTATTTGAAATAAAGAGGTTAGACTACAAAGTAAGTATTTTACTTTTACTCCAATCTTTGTGGTTGGTGTCTTTGCCTTTTAGGTTTTCTAACAgccaaaggtgtgaaatccGGTCTTTTTCTCTGTCTGGTTTTATTATTACCAATTTGTTGACCTCCAgattcatcatcttcatcttgGGGATCTCTAAATTCATCGTCTTCTATTTGAGGACCTCTAGATCCATCATCTTCAATTTGGAGATCACGAGGAACAGGAACACGTTCACGTGTATCCTCTGCATCTGGCTGAATGTATGTACGAACATCCAGTCCATGATGAGTATAGCATGCTGTGATTATTTCTCGTAGAGCAATGCTCCAATTCCCTATGTTGATACACATCAAAAACTTTTTTCATTGTGGTAACTAACCTTCAAACTCTGGAGCAGGCTGTGTCACATTGACAAATGGCACAGTATCTGGCCACCATTCTGGCTTGTCAGAATTCCATGAAAGTTTGAGATCTTTCATTATGCCCCGAATTAAAGCTTTCATTGTAATTCCATTTAGGCTATATAATGAATCTGGCAAAGGGGGTAACAAAACTTTACTAGAGCTCTCCATCTCCTCCTTTTGCCAATCTGGATCTAAGAGTATCTCATCCTTGTACTTCTGCACCACTTTGGAAATTCTTTCATCTCCAAAAACATAGAGACCATTGGTCTTTGTGGTAGAATATGCGACAGCAACAGCCACTCCCAAACCTTTCAATTCCTGGCATTTCTTAGAAATCACATCCAACTTTCTCTTGATATCCCTGGCATTGTTATTTACTACTTTTGAAGTCATCTTCAGATCCAAGCTTTACTGTTACTAAATGACTGATAAAAATCTGACTTCAGATTTTAAGGGTTTGAGGTTGCTGAAACAGCAAAAATCACACTTCTTTGAAATCTTTGACACAAACAAACCTTTGAATTAAAACTGTCTACTCAGCTGCACAGACCAGTATTCTGCTATGTGGACATTAGTTTTTGGTGCATGTAGTTGAAATGGCAGCAGCAACAAAGGGAATCCAAGTTAAAGTGAAGCAGAGAAAAGGGAATCTGCTAAGTACTAAAAGACAGGTTAGTTATAGTAGTCTTAAGAGTTTAAGCA
This genomic interval from Dysidea avara chromosome 15, odDysAvar1.4, whole genome shotgun sequence contains the following:
- the LOC136245843 gene encoding nuclear respiratory factor 1-like, with product MTSKVVNNNARDIKRKLDVISKKCQELKGLGVAVAVAYSTTKTNGLYVFGDERISKVVQKYKDEILLDPDWQKEEMESSSKVLLPPLPDSLYSLNGITMKALIRGIMKDLKLSWNSDKPEWWPDTVPFVNVTQPAPEFEGNWSIALREIITACYTHHGLDVRTYIQPDAEDTRERVPVPRDLQIEDDGSRGPQIEDDEFRDPQDEDDESGGQQIGNNKTRQRKRPDFTPLAVRKPKRQRHQPQRLE